A single genomic interval of Granulicella tundricola MP5ACTX9 harbors:
- the tyrS gene encoding tyrosine--tRNA ligase — MSDSRFAPVEDQLALLTKGAAEIIPLDDLRTRLEASLKSGKPLRVKAGFDPTAPDLHLGHTVLMRKLRHFQQLGHTVIFLIGDSTALIGDPTGKSQTRKQLTQAEIDANAETYKQQVFRILDESKTEVRYNSEWLAKLGFADMIRLAAKATVSQMLEREDFHQRFNNEEPISLHELLYPLAQGYDSVALECDVELGGTDQKFNLLMGRRLQRDAGQLPQIVLMTPILEGLDGVQKMSKSLGNAVGVEDSPFDMFTKLMTIPDALIGRYFTFLTDLLPAQIAVIEEQIVAGQLHPMQAKRDLARTIVEGFHTLEVAAHAEENWSKQFQQGGVSDDIEEVGITQAEIAGPEAHNAQDGVTGFTIKLPPLLVHCGLCPSNSEATRKLREGAVKIDGEVQKDAVMQLASLPVTLTIRLGKKAKRAVIT, encoded by the coding sequence ATGTCAGATTCCAGATTCGCTCCCGTTGAAGACCAACTTGCCCTTCTCACCAAGGGCGCAGCCGAGATCATCCCGCTCGATGACCTGCGCACGCGCCTTGAAGCCAGCCTCAAATCCGGCAAGCCCCTTCGTGTGAAGGCCGGCTTCGATCCTACCGCGCCCGACCTCCATCTGGGCCATACCGTCCTTATGCGTAAGCTGCGCCACTTTCAGCAGCTTGGCCACACCGTCATCTTCCTCATCGGTGATTCCACCGCGCTCATCGGCGACCCCACCGGCAAGTCCCAGACCCGCAAGCAGCTTACCCAGGCCGAGATCGACGCCAATGCAGAGACCTACAAGCAGCAAGTCTTTCGCATTCTCGATGAATCTAAGACCGAAGTCCGCTACAACTCGGAGTGGCTCGCCAAACTCGGTTTCGCGGACATGATCCGTCTCGCCGCCAAGGCCACTGTTAGCCAGATGCTGGAGCGTGAGGACTTCCATCAGCGCTTCAACAACGAGGAGCCCATCAGCCTGCATGAGCTTCTGTACCCGCTTGCGCAGGGCTATGACTCGGTTGCACTGGAATGCGATGTCGAACTCGGCGGGACCGACCAGAAGTTCAACCTGCTAATGGGCCGCCGCCTCCAGCGCGACGCAGGGCAGCTTCCGCAGATCGTCTTGATGACGCCGATTCTGGAAGGCTTGGACGGTGTGCAGAAGATGTCCAAGTCGCTCGGCAACGCCGTCGGCGTAGAGGACTCGCCGTTCGATATGTTTACCAAGCTGATGACGATTCCGGATGCGCTCATCGGCCGCTACTTCACCTTCCTGACGGACCTACTGCCTGCCCAGATCGCGGTGATTGAGGAGCAGATCGTCGCCGGCCAGCTTCATCCCATGCAGGCCAAACGAGATCTTGCTCGCACCATTGTCGAAGGCTTTCACACGCTGGAGGTCGCCGCTCACGCGGAGGAGAACTGGTCGAAACAGTTCCAGCAGGGCGGCGTCTCGGACGATATCGAAGAAGTAGGCATCACGCAGGCTGAGATTGCTGGCCCGGAAGCCCATAATGCACAGGATGGCGTCACGGGCTTCACCATCAAGCTGCCTCCCCTGCTCGTCCACTGCGGTCTCTGCCCGTCAAACTCTGAAGCTACCCGCAAGCTCCGCGAAGGCGCCGTGAAGATCGACGGTGAGGTGCAGAAGGATGCCGTGATGCAACTGGCGAGCCTTCCCGTTACCTTGACGATCCGACTTGGCAAGAAAGCCAAACGAGCCGTCATTACGTAA
- a CDS encoding flavin monoamine oxidase family protein yields MSEFDVLVIGAGMAGLSAGRALAEAGLRVVLLEGRDRVGGRILTVRAGDEVVEMGAEFVHGRPQELWDLIGEAGLQTYERTGEFLRAGDGGFESEGDEDEEPLEDLKTYEGPDLSFAQYVEGLGLSATKKVEAIGYVEGFNAADAREASIIGLGRQQVAEDAIEGDRLWRIKDGYDRVPEFLLERFEVAGGRVMLGACVKEIAWERGRVVVKTSAGEFRAAKAVVTLPLGVLQAGVVTFSPEPAGVMAAARRMRMGQVCRFTLVFKKMLWPEGMSFLMAREAMPPVWWSAWPSAGLTMTGWVGGPRADELMGDMDLQARGMAGLAAALGVSEDVVSKELIGVHVHDWASDEFARGAYSWVPVGGVDASAEMGVPMEETLFFAGEHTDTTGHWGTVHAALRSGLRVAGQVLESIGE; encoded by the coding sequence ATGAGCGAGTTCGATGTGTTGGTGATTGGGGCCGGAATGGCCGGGTTGTCGGCTGGCCGGGCCCTGGCTGAGGCGGGGCTGCGCGTAGTTTTGCTGGAGGGGCGGGACCGCGTCGGTGGGCGCATCCTGACCGTGCGGGCGGGGGATGAGGTCGTCGAGATGGGTGCGGAGTTCGTGCATGGACGGCCGCAGGAGCTTTGGGATTTGATCGGGGAGGCAGGTCTCCAGACCTATGAGCGGACCGGAGAGTTTCTGCGTGCGGGGGATGGCGGGTTTGAGAGTGAGGGTGATGAGGACGAGGAGCCGCTCGAAGACTTGAAGACATATGAGGGGCCTGACCTTTCGTTTGCGCAGTATGTCGAAGGCTTGGGCCTTTCGGCGACTAAGAAGGTGGAGGCGATTGGGTACGTGGAAGGGTTCAATGCCGCCGATGCGCGGGAGGCCTCGATTATTGGGTTGGGGCGGCAGCAGGTTGCGGAGGATGCGATCGAGGGGGACCGGCTCTGGCGGATCAAGGATGGATATGACCGGGTGCCGGAGTTCCTGCTGGAACGGTTTGAGGTGGCGGGTGGGCGGGTGATGCTGGGGGCTTGCGTGAAGGAAATTGCCTGGGAGCGCGGGCGAGTGGTGGTCAAGACATCTGCAGGTGAGTTCAGGGCGGCGAAGGCCGTGGTGACGCTGCCGCTGGGAGTTTTGCAGGCGGGGGTAGTGACGTTTTCTCCGGAGCCGGCGGGGGTGATGGCGGCGGCGAGGCGGATGAGGATGGGGCAGGTTTGCCGGTTTACGTTGGTGTTCAAGAAGATGCTCTGGCCGGAGGGGATGAGTTTTTTGATGGCGCGGGAGGCTATGCCGCCGGTGTGGTGGTCGGCGTGGCCTTCTGCGGGGCTGACGATGACGGGTTGGGTTGGTGGGCCACGGGCTGACGAGTTGATGGGGGATATGGATCTACAGGCGCGTGGGATGGCTGGGTTGGCGGCGGCTTTGGGGGTGTCAGAGGATGTCGTGAGTAAGGAGTTGATTGGGGTTCATGTGCATGACTGGGCTTCAGATGAGTTTGCGCGGGGGGCTTACTCATGGGTGCCGGTGGGTGGTGTGGACGCTTCGGCAGAGATGGGCGTGCCGATGGAGGAGACGCTGTTCTTTGCAGGGGAGCATACGGATACGACCGGGCATTGGGGGACGGTGCATGCTGCGCTGCGGAGTGGATTGAGGGTGGCGGGGCAGGTGCTGGAGTCGATTGGGGAATGA
- a CDS encoding DUF1641 domain-containing protein, which translates to MANPLKFKVVVDPKLELQRQLEAAPVENAEALLVAYDILKTAHANGTLDLVNGLVGGRDIIAAKVAEYAKLPGGIAAIRNLLELSKILMAIDPETLDQLTRCVTAAVGQHQAETKPPSLWALARRATSEDSRRGLSFMTLVLAAVGKSLKGTPEK; encoded by the coding sequence ATGGCGAATCCACTGAAGTTCAAGGTTGTGGTCGATCCGAAGTTGGAGTTGCAGCGGCAGCTTGAGGCTGCGCCGGTGGAGAATGCGGAGGCGCTGCTGGTCGCGTACGACATTCTGAAGACGGCGCATGCGAATGGAACGCTGGACCTGGTGAATGGACTGGTGGGTGGGCGCGACATCATTGCGGCGAAGGTGGCGGAGTATGCGAAGCTGCCGGGTGGGATCGCGGCGATACGGAATCTGCTGGAATTGAGCAAGATTCTGATGGCGATCGATCCGGAGACGCTGGATCAGTTGACGAGGTGCGTGACGGCAGCGGTGGGGCAGCACCAGGCGGAGACTAAGCCGCCTTCGCTGTGGGCGCTGGCGCGGCGGGCTACGAGCGAGGATAGCCGACGGGGGCTGTCGTTCATGACGCTGGTGCTGGCGGCGGTGGGCAAGTCGCTGAAGGGTACGCCGGAGAAGTAA
- a CDS encoding ribonuclease T2 family protein: MKTLTSLACLFASLLVIAAPANAQKKGKVGVFDFYLLNLSWSPEFCAIEATSPECKAKPGFIVHGLWPQNNNGSYPVSCSNAPGPKNYSQYLDISPDLTLLEHEWPKHGTCTGLGPDAFFQLERTDFHAFKVPAAFKNTKAVTMTPAAIQQQLQQANPTFPAGSILVSCSNKELTAVEACLAKDGVTPTVCKGLSECAEPSITILPQGSTSAVNKKPVKR; the protein is encoded by the coding sequence ATGAAGACCCTGACCTCGCTCGCGTGCCTCTTTGCTTCCCTGCTTGTCATCGCTGCGCCTGCAAACGCGCAGAAGAAGGGCAAGGTAGGGGTATTTGATTTCTATCTATTGAATCTTTCGTGGTCGCCGGAGTTCTGCGCGATCGAGGCGACGAGCCCCGAGTGCAAGGCAAAACCGGGGTTCATCGTGCATGGCCTTTGGCCGCAGAATAACAACGGCAGTTACCCGGTGAGCTGCTCAAATGCGCCGGGGCCGAAGAACTATAGCCAGTATCTGGACATCTCGCCGGACCTTACGCTACTGGAACATGAGTGGCCGAAGCATGGGACATGCACGGGACTTGGGCCGGATGCATTCTTCCAACTCGAACGCACGGACTTCCACGCGTTCAAGGTTCCTGCGGCCTTCAAAAATACCAAGGCTGTGACCATGACGCCCGCCGCGATTCAACAGCAGCTTCAACAGGCGAACCCGACGTTTCCGGCAGGGAGCATTCTGGTGAGCTGCAGCAACAAGGAGCTGACTGCCGTGGAGGCTTGCCTGGCCAAGGATGGCGTGACGCCAACCGTATGCAAAGGACTGAGTGAATGTGCGGAGCCGTCGATTACGATTCTGCCGCAGGGCAGCACGTCTGCGGTGAACAAGAAGCCTGTGAAACGTTAG
- the fdhF gene encoding formate dehydrogenase subunit alpha yields MVATKSLLNTPLDITPDTTIMVNGEAVAAHAGEHLIEALNRHATALNVKGTPQVCYVPQMGPIQSCDTCMVKVDGKLVRACGTPVTSQMKVETEGYEVDVAQREAFDRILQNHMLYCTVCDNNNQNCTVHNATADLDVKHQARPYMEKPYEKDMSNPFYRYDPNQCILCGRCVEACQSVQVNETLTINWESEHPRVLWDGGEKIEGSSCVSCGHCVTVCPCNALMEKTMIGHAGYLTNIPPKVLDDMIEVVKGIEPPIGYGPILALSEMESEMRHQRVKRTKTVCTYCGVGCSFEVWTRDRHILKIEPTHGPANGISTCVKGKFAWDFINSPDRLTQPLMRQGDTFVPITWDAALDLIAEKWGKIKEEHGPDALAFIASSKCTNEESYLMQKLARQVVGTNNIDNCSRYCQTPASMGLQRTVGYGADSGSISDIEMASLVIIVGANSAESHPVLATRIKRSQKHRGQRLIVADIRKHEMAERADMFIQPNPSTDEVWLSGVAKYILDHNLAKMAFVHKWVNKFEEYAKSLEPFTLEYVEQVTGLSQDTMITLANEIAAAPTVCILWAMGVTQHCGGADTSTCISNLLLLTGNYMRPGTGAYPLRGHNNVQGASDFGSMPNIFSGYQKVDDAEIRGKFEADWGCTLPVNKGLDNREMIEAIHAGKLKAMYIKGEDTITSDSNANDVGEALRKLDFLIVQDINFSVTCEYADLILPASPSLEKDGTFVNTERRIQRLYKALEPLGESKPDWVILQMIANRLGAGWDYKHPSDVMVEVARLTPSMAGVTYERLEGFKSLQWPVAKDGTDTPLCYTEKFALPDGKATFWPLVYVPPSEEVSAKYDLHLNNGRLLEHFEQGSMTYRSPGIKEITPENFVEVSPELAAERGIATGRYVQLTSPYGRVRVQVLVSDRVKGKQLYMPLNSVAEPVNKLTGSHTDRATHTPAFKETSVEMTVLPEMGENPLPRKNFRYGTRHPQMGLEIERKWALPGYHLPGTKESDKLVQIKSITV; encoded by the coding sequence ATGGTTGCCACGAAATCTCTTCTGAACACGCCCCTGGATATCACGCCTGATACGACGATCATGGTAAATGGGGAGGCTGTTGCCGCTCATGCGGGAGAGCATCTCATTGAGGCGCTGAATCGCCATGCAACGGCTTTGAACGTCAAGGGCACGCCGCAGGTCTGCTACGTGCCGCAGATGGGGCCGATCCAGAGTTGCGATACCTGCATGGTGAAGGTGGATGGGAAGCTGGTGCGGGCCTGTGGGACTCCTGTGACCAGCCAGATGAAGGTGGAGACCGAAGGGTATGAGGTGGATGTGGCGCAGCGGGAGGCGTTTGACCGCATTCTGCAGAATCACATGCTGTACTGCACGGTCTGCGATAACAACAACCAGAACTGCACGGTACATAACGCGACGGCGGACCTGGATGTGAAGCATCAGGCTCGTCCTTATATGGAGAAGCCGTATGAGAAGGATATGTCCAACCCCTTCTACCGGTATGACCCGAACCAGTGCATTCTGTGCGGGCGTTGCGTCGAGGCCTGTCAGAGCGTGCAGGTAAACGAGACGCTTACGATCAACTGGGAGAGTGAGCACCCGCGGGTGTTGTGGGATGGCGGGGAGAAGATTGAGGGATCGTCGTGTGTGTCGTGTGGGCACTGCGTGACGGTTTGCCCATGCAATGCGCTGATGGAGAAGACGATGATCGGCCATGCGGGGTACCTGACGAACATTCCGCCGAAGGTCCTGGACGACATGATCGAGGTAGTGAAGGGGATCGAGCCGCCGATTGGGTACGGGCCGATTCTGGCGCTGAGCGAGATGGAATCGGAGATGCGGCATCAGCGGGTGAAGCGTACGAAGACCGTGTGCACGTACTGCGGGGTGGGGTGCAGCTTCGAGGTGTGGACGCGGGATCGGCATATCTTGAAGATCGAGCCGACGCATGGGCCGGCGAACGGCATTTCGACGTGCGTGAAGGGCAAGTTTGCGTGGGATTTTATCAACTCGCCCGACAGGTTGACGCAGCCGCTGATGCGGCAGGGCGATACGTTTGTGCCGATCACGTGGGATGCGGCTCTGGACCTGATCGCAGAGAAGTGGGGGAAGATCAAGGAGGAGCATGGGCCGGATGCGCTGGCGTTTATCGCTTCCTCCAAGTGCACGAACGAAGAGAGCTACCTGATGCAGAAGCTGGCGCGGCAGGTGGTGGGGACGAACAATATCGATAATTGCAGCCGGTACTGCCAGACGCCGGCTTCGATGGGATTGCAGCGGACGGTGGGGTATGGGGCGGACTCGGGATCGATCTCGGATATCGAGATGGCTTCGCTGGTGATCATCGTGGGGGCGAACTCGGCGGAGTCGCATCCGGTGCTGGCTACGCGGATCAAGCGGTCTCAGAAGCATCGGGGGCAGAGGCTGATCGTAGCCGATATCCGGAAGCATGAGATGGCGGAGCGGGCGGACATGTTCATTCAGCCGAACCCTTCTACGGACGAGGTCTGGCTGAGCGGCGTGGCGAAGTACATCCTGGATCACAACCTGGCGAAGATGGCCTTCGTTCATAAATGGGTGAACAAGTTTGAGGAGTATGCAAAGTCGCTGGAGCCGTTCACGCTGGAGTATGTGGAGCAGGTGACGGGTCTCTCGCAGGACACGATGATCACGCTGGCGAATGAGATTGCGGCGGCCCCTACAGTTTGCATTCTGTGGGCGATGGGGGTGACCCAGCATTGTGGCGGCGCGGATACCTCGACCTGCATCAGCAATCTGCTGTTGCTGACGGGGAACTATATGCGGCCGGGGACTGGGGCTTATCCTCTGCGCGGGCATAACAATGTGCAGGGTGCGAGCGACTTTGGGTCGATGCCGAACATCTTCTCCGGCTACCAGAAGGTGGATGACGCGGAGATTCGCGGGAAGTTTGAGGCGGACTGGGGATGCACGCTGCCGGTGAACAAGGGACTGGATAACCGGGAGATGATCGAGGCGATCCACGCCGGCAAGCTGAAGGCGATGTACATCAAGGGCGAGGATACGATCACATCCGACTCAAACGCGAACGATGTGGGCGAAGCGCTGCGGAAGCTCGACTTCCTGATCGTGCAGGACATCAACTTCTCTGTGACGTGCGAGTATGCGGATCTGATCTTGCCGGCTTCGCCATCGCTGGAGAAGGATGGGACGTTTGTGAATACGGAGCGGCGGATTCAACGGCTATATAAAGCGCTGGAGCCACTGGGAGAGTCGAAGCCGGACTGGGTGATTCTGCAGATGATTGCGAATCGTCTGGGGGCTGGGTGGGACTATAAGCATCCTTCGGATGTGATGGTGGAGGTGGCTCGGCTGACGCCGAGCATGGCGGGCGTGACGTATGAGCGGCTGGAAGGGTTCAAATCGCTGCAATGGCCGGTGGCGAAGGATGGGACCGACACGCCGCTTTGCTATACGGAGAAGTTCGCGCTGCCGGATGGGAAGGCGACGTTCTGGCCGCTGGTGTATGTTCCGCCATCGGAGGAGGTCAGTGCCAAGTACGATCTGCACCTGAATAATGGGCGCCTGCTGGAGCACTTTGAGCAGGGATCGATGACTTATCGGTCGCCGGGGATCAAGGAGATCACGCCGGAGAACTTTGTGGAGGTATCGCCTGAGTTAGCGGCGGAGCGTGGGATTGCGACGGGCCGGTATGTGCAGTTGACGAGTCCGTATGGTCGGGTGAGGGTGCAGGTGCTGGTGTCGGACCGGGTGAAGGGCAAACAGCTTTATATGCCGCTGAACTCGGTAGCGGAGCCGGTGAATAAGCTGACGGGCTCGCACACGGACCGGGCGACTCATACCCCGGCGTTCAAGGAGACCTCGGTTGAGATGACGGTGCTTCCGGAGATGGGGGAGAATCCGCTGCCGAGGAAGAACTTCCGGTATGGGACTCGGCATCCGCAGATGGGATTAGAGATTGAGCGGAAGTGGGCGCTGCCGGGGTATCACCTGCCGGGAACGAAGGAGAGCGATAAGCTCGTGCAGATCAAGTCGATTACGGTTTAG